A stretch of Paludisphaera borealis DNA encodes these proteins:
- a CDS encoding ArnT family glycosyltransferase yields MSTTGGRRRGLGLAWLLALCFLTLGPALGTASRLTYHEAFVAQGAREILASGSWEHPTIGGRPWLEKPPLPFWMVAAAGSIAGRVTPLAARLPSALAATFLVLGVAHLARRHYGTSIALLAGAMQATTSWTVLRGRLAEADVSLACLIVWTLVAFDHLRTTTEINPRRWRWAFFVLLGLTSLAKGTGFGAVLVGSVVLVVLFWDRRPEAVRRLIFPAGWLVSGLIAVVWPLAMVAKYGPGVGSLWLMHVADRVGDRSGHGFFAGESWGEYILGVLGQGLPWTPLALIGIVHAFRALRRGELSAGDRLMLAWTVAPMVLVSLPGGRNTHYAIYAIVPWSIWAALTLARFGSRLEARGRSALRVRRTAVVGLTAVAAAYGLVFGLFGARFDRRGQEWAFYEQAGALVRSDEPLVLLYDDWDRDPYPTPFGPIPHDLAVRLYYLDRPASWHLDGDPISTEADSPPSSLAVVARDRDLPALAELGDVQTLARGPHLRWDRVFSLFRVVPIRPTVNSASSTPVPRTMKTGS; encoded by the coding sequence ATGTCGACGACCGGCGGACGACGGCGAGGGCTGGGGCTCGCCTGGCTGCTCGCCTTGTGCTTCTTGACGCTGGGGCCGGCCCTCGGGACGGCGTCGCGGCTGACGTACCATGAGGCGTTCGTCGCGCAGGGGGCGCGGGAGATTCTGGCCTCGGGAAGCTGGGAGCATCCGACGATCGGCGGCCGGCCGTGGCTCGAAAAGCCGCCGCTGCCGTTCTGGATGGTCGCCGCGGCCGGCTCGATCGCCGGTCGGGTCACTCCGCTGGCCGCCCGACTCCCCTCGGCCCTGGCGGCGACCTTCCTCGTCCTGGGCGTCGCCCACCTGGCCCGCCGCCATTACGGAACGTCGATCGCCCTGCTGGCCGGAGCCATGCAGGCCACCACATCCTGGACGGTCCTCCGCGGCCGGCTCGCCGAGGCCGACGTCTCTCTCGCCTGCCTTATCGTCTGGACGCTCGTGGCCTTCGACCACCTGCGGACGACGACCGAAATCAACCCCCGGCGCTGGCGCTGGGCTTTCTTTGTCCTATTAGGCTTAACTTCGCTGGCCAAGGGGACCGGCTTCGGCGCGGTGCTGGTCGGCTCGGTCGTGCTCGTGGTTCTGTTCTGGGATCGCCGCCCCGAAGCCGTTCGGCGGTTGATTTTTCCGGCCGGCTGGTTGGTCTCAGGTTTGATCGCGGTGGTCTGGCCGTTGGCGATGGTTGCGAAGTACGGCCCGGGGGTCGGCTCGTTGTGGCTGATGCACGTCGCCGACCGCGTGGGCGATCGCTCGGGGCACGGCTTCTTCGCGGGCGAATCGTGGGGAGAGTACATTTTAGGCGTGCTGGGGCAGGGGCTTCCCTGGACGCCGCTGGCGCTGATCGGGATCGTTCACGCCTTCCGCGCCCTCCGTCGCGGCGAATTATCGGCCGGCGACCGCCTGATGCTGGCCTGGACCGTCGCGCCGATGGTCCTGGTCTCGCTGCCGGGAGGACGCAACACCCATTACGCGATCTACGCGATCGTTCCGTGGTCGATCTGGGCGGCCTTGACCCTGGCCCGCTTCGGCTCCCGCCTCGAAGCCCGGGGCCGGTCGGCTTTGCGGGTGCGGCGCACCGCGGTCGTCGGGCTGACGGCCGTCGCGGCGGCTTACGGGTTGGTCTTCGGCCTGTTCGGCGCCCGATTCGACCGCCGGGGCCAGGAGTGGGCGTTCTACGAGCAGGCCGGCGCGCTGGTTCGCAGCGACGAACCTCTGGTCTTACTCTACGACGACTGGGACCGCGACCCCTATCCAACCCCTTTCGGCCCGATCCCTCACGATCTGGCCGTCCGCCTCTACTACCTCGACCGCCCCGCGTCATGGCATCTCGACGGCGACCCGATTTCGACCGAAGCCGATTCGCCCCCCTCCTCCCTGGCCGTCGTCGCCCGCGACCGCGACCTCCCCGCCCTCGCCGAGCTGGGCGACGTCCAGACCCTCGCCCGAGGCCCCCACCTCCGCTGGGACCGCGTCTTCTCCCTCTTCCGCGTCGTCCCGATCCGCCCGACGGTGAATTCCGCCTCCTCGACGCCCGTCCCCCGTACAATGAAGACGGGGAGCTAA
- a CDS encoding UPF0175 family protein yields the protein MTISFELPSEIEERIRNESIDVNDKAKEAFLVELYREQKITQYQLGQTLGLDDYETDGLLKRYGVGYELSLDEFEEQRAYLRERRSQ from the coding sequence ATGACGATCAGCTTTGAATTGCCGAGCGAGATCGAGGAGCGGATTCGAAACGAAAGCATCGACGTCAACGACAAGGCGAAGGAGGCGTTCCTTGTCGAACTCTATCGCGAACAGAAGATCACCCAGTATCAGCTTGGTCAGACGTTGGGACTCGACGACTACGAGACCGACGGACTCTTGAAGCGCTACGGCGTCGGGTACGAACTGTCGCTCGACGAGTTTGAAGAGCAACGGGCGTACTTGCGGGAGCGACGCTCGCAATGA
- a CDS encoding L-serine ammonia-lyase — translation MDPLFMAFISTFDMFKIGLGPSSSHTMGPWRAAQRFLERCRTLGVLDRVTRVRTELFGSLAKTGRGHGTDIAVIMGLCNEDPVVCDPARIHPKVAEVRASRRLPLAGGREIEFDYAHDLVFNSKTSLPFHPNALTFTATLDDGATVAETYYSIGGGFVVQEGDDARASTSAEGPDSAPFPIETAADLLRHCKENGLSIPEVVWRNELSVRGKVEIHEKLARIWGVMRDSAFRGAHTPGVLPGGLGVERRAARINRSLLGEAGDRATSAGADEWVAAIRGSARDFEKILKWISCFALAVNEENAAFGRVVTAPTNGAAGVIPAVLLYRICFFDDGDRAVEPFLLTAGEIGAVFKKRATISAALGGCQAEIGVSSAMAAAGLAQTLGGSTEQALMAAEVAMEHHLGMTCDPVGGLVQIPCIERNTMGAVKAVTAAHLALESDPAKAKVSLDAVIRTMWQTALDMNTKYKETSEGGLAVQIPVNVSEC, via the coding sequence ATGGACCCTCTATTCATGGCCTTCATCAGCACGTTCGACATGTTCAAGATCGGCCTGGGGCCGTCGAGTTCGCACACGATGGGGCCCTGGCGGGCGGCGCAGCGGTTCTTGGAACGGTGCCGGACGCTGGGGGTTCTGGATCGGGTGACGCGGGTGCGGACGGAGTTGTTCGGGTCGCTGGCCAAGACGGGCCGGGGGCACGGGACGGATATCGCGGTGATCATGGGGCTCTGCAACGAAGACCCCGTCGTCTGCGACCCGGCGCGGATTCATCCCAAGGTCGCCGAGGTCCGGGCGTCGCGTCGACTGCCGCTCGCGGGGGGGCGGGAGATCGAATTCGATTACGCACATGATCTCGTGTTCAACTCCAAGACGTCGTTGCCGTTTCATCCCAACGCGCTGACGTTCACGGCGACGCTCGACGACGGCGCGACGGTCGCGGAGACGTACTACTCGATCGGCGGCGGGTTCGTCGTGCAGGAAGGGGACGACGCGCGGGCGTCGACTTCGGCGGAAGGTCCCGATTCAGCGCCGTTCCCGATCGAGACGGCGGCCGACCTGCTGCGGCACTGCAAGGAGAACGGCCTCTCGATCCCCGAGGTCGTCTGGCGCAACGAGCTGTCGGTCCGGGGCAAGGTCGAGATCCACGAGAAGCTCGCGCGGATCTGGGGCGTGATGCGCGACTCCGCGTTTCGAGGCGCGCATACGCCGGGGGTCTTGCCCGGTGGCCTGGGCGTCGAGCGTCGCGCCGCGCGGATCAATCGGTCGTTGCTGGGTGAAGCGGGAGACCGGGCGACGTCGGCCGGCGCGGACGAATGGGTCGCGGCGATCCGGGGGTCGGCCCGCGATTTCGAGAAGATCCTCAAGTGGATCAGTTGCTTCGCGTTGGCCGTCAACGAGGAGAACGCGGCGTTCGGCCGGGTGGTCACCGCGCCGACCAACGGCGCGGCGGGGGTGATCCCGGCGGTCTTGCTTTATCGGATCTGCTTCTTCGACGACGGCGACCGGGCGGTCGAGCCTTTTTTGTTGACGGCCGGCGAGATTGGCGCGGTGTTCAAGAAGCGGGCGACGATCTCCGCGGCGCTCGGCGGCTGCCAGGCCGAGATCGGCGTGTCGAGCGCCATGGCGGCGGCGGGCCTGGCCCAGACGTTGGGCGGATCGACCGAACAGGCGCTCATGGCGGCGGAGGTCGCGATGGAGCACCACCTGGGGATGACCTGCGACCCCGTCGGCGGCCTGGTGCAGATCCCCTGCATCGAGCGCAACACCATGGGCGCCGTGAAGGCCGTCACCGCCGCCCACCTGGCCCTCGAAAGCGACCCCGCCAAGGCCAAGGTGAGCCTCGACGCCGTCATCCGCACCATGTGGCAGACGGCCCTCGATATGAACACGAAATACAAAGAGACCTCCGAAGGGGGACTCGCCGTCCAGATCCCGGTGAACGTGTCGGAGTGCTGA